In the genome of Massilia sp. UMI-21, the window AAGGGAGGTCAAGACCAGCAGTGGTCTCGTTGGAAAGATCTTCATACATAGCCGGACGGTGGAAGAAGGAACTCAGGGCAACGGTCTGGGTGGGGTGGAGCGCTATCGCTATGAAGGCATCACGACGGAAGCCCTCGTGCACGGCCATGGCATCAGCATCGACTTGTTCTTTGAAGACAGGGATCCCGACTTCATCGAGGACCTGCACGCGCTGGTTAATCAGCTTGTAGCGAACCCAGCAAACCATACTCCTACCGAGCCGGGATTCTGCATGGATCGCGTCTATGTCCGCGATCCACTTCGCGCGAAGCAGCGCGAGCAAATCATGATGTTCGCCCGGTTGCCACGTCACCCGGATGTCGAGTTCATGTTCATTGATCTGCGCAGCCGCAAACCCAGCCAGCCCAGCTCAGCTACATTCCAGCTTTCCCTTGCCCTTGAAGGAGAGCACGCGTGAGCCACAAGCGCTATACCATCCGCGACGGCGCCAGGACCACCGCCGACGGCATCGTCAGGGCTTCCAGCAGCTTCACCAGCCTTGATGGCGTGGCGCTCGCGCGCGAGGGCGATCCGGTCGATTGTCGCGCATGTGGCGAAGAGGGCGTGATCGGGTGCGTCATGCCGCGCCTGTTTGAGCAGTCCGAAGGCAAGGAGTGTGCGCTGAGCGAGGACCTGTGCATCTGCGCCTGCTCGCCGCCGGCCCGCCTGATTGCCGACCAGTCCAGCGACTGCCAGATCGTCAGCGACGCGCAGCCGGCGTAGCCCAGCGCCGCCACCATGCGCTGCGCCATCCTCGCTTTCCTTGCCGGGATATGCTGGCTGCAGACGCGCGCGGACTTGCCGGCGCCGCACATGCTGGCTGGCGCGCTGGTGCTCGCGCTGGCGCTGTGCGCGCTGCGCCGCCACATCGCGGTCGTGATCGCTGCCGCCATCCTCGGCGCGGTGTGGGCGGCCTGGATGGCGCAGCTGGCGCTGGCCGACGCGCTGCCGCGCGAGCAGGAAGGCAAGGACGTCGCCATCGTCGGCACGGTCGACAGCCTGCCGCACGAATTCGAGGGCGGCACGCGCTTCAACCTGCGCGTCGAGAGCATACTGACGCCCGATGCCGCCGTTCCGCGGCGCATTGCGCTCTCGTGGTACGGCGGCCGTGGCAGCGGCAAGGAGACGGCGCAAGCCGTGCAGCCCGGCGAACGCTGGCAGCTGCTGGTGCGCCTGCAGCGGCCGCACGGCAATGCCAACCCCTACGGCTTCGACCACGAGGCCTGGCTGCTCGAGCAGGGCGTGCGCGCCACCGGCTACGTGCGGCCGGCCGGGGCGCGCAACCGCCGTCTCGACGCCTTCGTGCCGCGCTTCACGCACGTGGTCGAACGGGCCCGGGCCGGCTTGCGCCGCCACATGTTCGCGCAGCTCGCGGGCAAGCGCTATGCCGGGGTGATCGTGGCGCTGGTGATCGGCGACCAGCGCGGCATCCCGCAGTCGGATTGGGACGTCTTCAACCGCACCGGCATCAGCCACCTGGTCTCGATCTCGGGCCTGCACATCACGATGCTGGCGGGCCTGGCGGCGTGGGGAGTGTCCTTCCTGTGGCGCCGCTCCTGCTTCGTCGACGGCGCCGCCTTGCCGCTGCGCCTGCCGGCCCAGAAGGCGGCGGCCCTGGGCGGTGCGCTGGTGGGCTTGCTGTACGTGCTGCTGGCCGGCTTCGGCGTGCCGGCCCAGCGCACCTTCTACATGCTGGCGGTGGTGGCGGCCGCGCTCTGGTGCGGGCGGGTCGTGACGCTGTCGCACATGCTGTGCCTGGCGTTGCTGGTCGTGCTGCTGATCGATCCCTGGGCGGTGCTGGGCGCCGGTTTCTGGCTGTCCTTCGGCGCGGTGGCGGTGATCCTGTATGCGAACATGGGACGGATACCGGGGCCGGCCGGCTGGCGCCGCAGCCTGGGGACGGCGGCGCACACGCAGTACGCCGTGACCGTCGGCCTGGTCCCGCTGACGATGTTCCTGTTCGCGCAGGTATCGCTGGCCAGCCCGCTTGCGAATGCGGTCGCGATTCCCGTGGTCAGCCTGGTGGTGACGCCGCTGGCCCTGCTGGGCGCCTTGCTGCCGGCGCCGCTGGCCGGGTGGGTGCTGGGCCTGGCCCACCTGGGGATCGAGTGGCTGGCCGCGGGCCTGACGGTGCTGGCCGCCAGCCCGCTCGCGGTCCTGCATGCGCCGGCGCCGCAGCCCTGGGTGTTCGCGCTGGCGCTGGCCGGCACCGCCTGGATGCTGGCGCCGCGCGGTTGGCCGCGGCGCTGGGCCGGCCTGGCGGCGTGGGCGCCGATGCTGACCCAGCTGCCCGGCGCGCCCGCGGCCGGCGGCTTCACCGTCACCGCCTTCGACGTGGGGCAGGGCATGGCCCTGCTGGTCGAGACGCAGCGCCACCGGCTGCTGTACGACGCCGGGCCGCAATATGGGCCGGGCGCCGACGCGGCCGGGCGCATCCTGCTGCCCTACCTGCGCGGGCGCGGTATCGGCGCGCTCGATGGCCTGGTGATCTCGCACAGCGACGTCGATCATGCCGGCGGCGCGCGCACCGTGCTGGCCGGCGTCGAGGTCGCGCAGCTGCATTCCTCGCTACCCGGCGGCCACCCGGCGGTGCGCGCCGCGCGGCGCCACAGCCGCTGCGCGGCGGGGCAGGCCTGGCGCTGGGACGGCGTGCGCTTCGAGATGCTGGGGCCGCCGGCGCAATCGTATGCCGAGGTGGGCCTGAAGGCGAATGCACGCAGTTGCGTGCTGCGCGTGAGCGCCGCCGGCCGTGCCATGCTGCTGGCGGCCGACATCGAAGCGGCGCAGGAGGCGCAACTGCTGGAACGGGCGGCCGGCCGCCTGCGCGCCGATGTCCTGCTGGCGCCGCACCACGGCAGCGGCACCTCGTCCACGGCAGCCTTCCTGGCGGCGGTCGAGCCCACGGTCGGCATCTTCCAGGTGGGCCATCGCAACCGCTATCGCCACCCGAAGCAGGAGGTCTATGCGCGCTATGGCAGCCTGGGCATCCGCCGCCTGCGCACCGACCAGGCCGGCGCGGTCACGCTGCGCTTCGGCCCCGGGCTGGCGCTGAGCGAATACCGCGTCGAGCAGCGCCGCTACTGGCACGGCCGCTAGGGCTCAGGCGTGCCGGGGCAGGCTGAGCCTCACCTGCAGGCCGCCTTCGTCGCGGTTGCTTGCCGCGATGCTGCCGCCGTGCGCCGCCAGCACGCGCTGGGCGATCGCCAGTCCCAGGCCCTGGCCGTCGACATTGCCGGCGTTGGCGCGGTAGAAGGGCTGGAATACCGCGCCCAGGTCGGCGGGCGCGATGCCGGGGCCGCGGTCGAGCACGTCGACGTGGGCCCATTCGGCGTCCGCATGCAGCACGATCCGCACCGCGCCGCCGCTGCCGCCGTGGCGCACCGCGTTGCGCACCACATTCTCCAGCGCGCTCCAGAGCAGGTCGGGGTCGCCCTGCACGTAGATCGCGCCCGGCGCCTCGACGCTGATGCGGGGCGCATCCGGTCCGGCCTCGGGACCGGCCGCGGGTCCGGCCGCGGGTCCGGCCTCAAAGCGCGCATCGGCGGCAATCTCGTCGGCCAGTTCGCTCAGGTCGAGCTGCTCGCGCCGGCCCAGTGGGCGCGCGGCTTCAAGGCGCGACAGCGTCAGCAGTTCGCCCACCAGTTTGTCCATGCGTATGCTCTCGCGCTCGATGCGGTCGAGCGAGGAGCCGATTTTCTCCGGTTGCTGGTGCGCCAGGCCAACCGCTGCCTGCAGGCGCGCCAGCGGCGAGCGCAGCTCGTGCGAGACGTCGTGCAGCAGGCGGCGCTGGCCGTCCATCAGGGCGCGCAGCTGCGCGCTCATGCGGTCGAAATCGCGTCCCAGGTCGCTCAGCTCGTCGCCGGCGCGGCCCGCCG includes:
- a CDS encoding PAAR domain-containing protein, producing the protein MSHKRYTIRDGARTTADGIVRASSSFTSLDGVALAREGDPVDCRACGEEGVIGCVMPRLFEQSEGKECALSEDLCICACSPPARLIADQSSDCQIVSDAQPA
- a CDS encoding DNA internalization-related competence protein ComEC/Rec2, with translation MRCAILAFLAGICWLQTRADLPAPHMLAGALVLALALCALRRHIAVVIAAAILGAVWAAWMAQLALADALPREQEGKDVAIVGTVDSLPHEFEGGTRFNLRVESILTPDAAVPRRIALSWYGGRGSGKETAQAVQPGERWQLLVRLQRPHGNANPYGFDHEAWLLEQGVRATGYVRPAGARNRRLDAFVPRFTHVVERARAGLRRHMFAQLAGKRYAGVIVALVIGDQRGIPQSDWDVFNRTGISHLVSISGLHITMLAGLAAWGVSFLWRRSCFVDGAALPLRLPAQKAAALGGALVGLLYVLLAGFGVPAQRTFYMLAVVAAALWCGRVVTLSHMLCLALLVVLLIDPWAVLGAGFWLSFGAVAVILYANMGRIPGPAGWRRSLGTAAHTQYAVTVGLVPLTMFLFAQVSLASPLANAVAIPVVSLVVTPLALLGALLPAPLAGWVLGLAHLGIEWLAAGLTVLAASPLAVLHAPAPQPWVFALALAGTAWMLAPRGWPRRWAGLAAWAPMLTQLPGAPAAGGFTVTAFDVGQGMALLVETQRHRLLYDAGPQYGPGADAAGRILLPYLRGRGIGALDGLVISHSDVDHAGGARTVLAGVEVAQLHSSLPGGHPAVRAARRHSRCAAGQAWRWDGVRFEMLGPPAQSYAEVGLKANARSCVLRVSAAGRAMLLAADIEAAQEAQLLERAAGRLRADVLLAPHHGSGTSSTAAFLAAVEPTVGIFQVGHRNRYRHPKQEVYARYGSLGIRRLRTDQAGAVTLRFGPGLALSEYRVEQRRYWHGR
- a CDS encoding HAMP domain-containing protein, whose protein sequence is MGRLFWKFFLCILLAQLAATIGIGGAFWLRDRARSQAAELDTGPPAYIALDAAAATLEYGGLAALRGMLGKLQRPQVFVQDSQGRELLGRPVPAELLAEVRRQQASGEARRGMRELAGPGGETYTAFVRRPSRGIAPGAGPGGQAGTDRAGAPPPGAGRGRRVGQAAGIVAATLASLLFAALLAWYFSRPIRALRGAFEAAAAGDLAPRFAAAGRAGDELSDLGRDFDRMSAQLRALMDGQRRLLHDVSHELRSPLARLQAAVGLAHQQPEKIGSSLDRIERESIRMDKLVGELLTLSRLEAARPLGRREQLDLSELADEIAADARFEAGPAAGPAAGPEAGPDAPRISVEAPGAIYVQGDPDLLWSALENVVRNAVRHGGSGGAVRIVLHADAEWAHVDVLDRGPGIAPADLGAVFQPFYRANAGNVDGQGLGLAIAQRVLAAHGGSIAASNRDEGGLQVRLSLPRHA